The following proteins come from a genomic window of Amaranthus tricolor cultivar Red isolate AtriRed21 chromosome 14, ASM2621246v1, whole genome shotgun sequence:
- the LOC130799714 gene encoding bZIP transcription factor 16-like: MGSSETDKPAEDLKAPVAISTQEQSPAVNTATVNADWTGFQAYSPIPPHGFLASSPQAHPYMWGVQPMMPPYGTPPHPYVAMYPHGGIYAHPSIPPGSYPFSPFAMPPSNGMAEASVTTTANADGDGKHTEGKEKLPIKRSKGSLGSLNMITGKNNEEGKQTGPSANGTCSKSAESASDGSSEGSHSNSQNDSRGRQEAQEVDGSQSGNSAHVSQNGVLNAPHAMVNHAMTMLPMTAPGAPAAVPGPATNLNIGMDYWGTPASSPIPAMRGKVSSAPVATGIVPAGSRDNLQSQLWLQDERELKRQRRKQSNRESARRSRLRKQAECDELAQRAEALKEENANLRSELSRMRNDYEQLMAENTALKERLGDIPEDEGSKRENHTGNETQESRKTDQA; encoded by the exons ATGGGTAGTAGTGAAACTGATAAACCAGCTGAAGACCTAAAAGCACCGGTTGCAATCAGCACACAA GAGCAATCTCCGGCTGTGAACACCGCCACCGTAAATGCTGATTGGACTGGGTTTCAG GCATATTCACCTATTCCACCACATGGCTTCTTGGCATCTAGCCCTCAAGCTCACCCCTACATGTGGGGTGTTCAG CCCATGATGCCTCCATATGGTACTCCACCTCATCCATATGTGGCTATGTATCCTCATGGTGGAATATACGCTCACCCATCTATTCCTCCG GGTTCGTATCCCTTTAGTCCATTTGCAATGCCTCCCTCAAACGGCATGGCTGAGGCTTCT GTAACTACTACTGCAAATGCTGATGGAGATGGCAAGCACACTGAGGGGAAAGAGAAGTTGCCGATTAAAAGATCAAAAGGTAGCCTGGGCAGTCTGAATATGATTACTGGAAAAAATAATGAGGAGGGTAAACAAACTGGACCGTCTGCTAATGGCACGTGTTCAAAAAG TGCAGAGAGTGCTAGTGATGGTTCAAGTGAAGGAAGTCATTCTAATTCGCAGAAC GATTCCAGAGGAAGACAAGAAGCGCAAGAAG TTGATGGATCTCAAAGTGGAAATTCAGCTCATGTTTCTCAGAACGGTGTTTTAAATGCGCCTCATGCAATGGTGAATCATGCAATGACTATGCTGCCTATGACAGCACCTGGTGCTCCAGCGGCTGTTCCTGGACCTGCCACTAATTTAAATATTGGAATGGACTACTGGGGTACTCCTGCTTCTTCTCCTATTCCGGCTATGCGAGGAAAGGTTTCTTCTGCTCCGGTAGCTACAGGAATTGTTCCAGCTGGATCACGGGATAACTTACAATCACAGCTTTGGTTGCAG GATGAAAGGGAGCTTAAGAGACAGAGACGTAAACAATCTAATAGGGAATCAGCTCGAAGGTCTAGGCTGCGTAAACAG GCTGAATGTGATGAGTTGGCCCAGCGTGCTGAAGCATTGAAAGAAGAGAATGCTAATCTTAGATCAGAACTTAGTCGCATGAGAAACGATTATGAGCAGCTCATGGCAGAGAATACTGCACTTAAG GAGAGATTGGGTGATATTCCTGAAGACGAAGGATCCAAACGAGAAAATCATACGGGTAATGAAACTCAGGAGAGCAGAAAAACCGATCAAGCGTAG